GGCGCGGTCCATGCCGCGCATCGCCGTAACGACGCCGCACGCCGCGCTACCGCGGAAACCCCATCAGGGGCGCATCACCGCTCACGAGTTCAGAACTCGAAGCCGCCCGGTCGCCCGTTGCGGTCCGCCACCAGTCCGGCCAGCGTCGCGATCGCGATCTCCGCCGGGGTGCGCGAGCCGATGTTCAGCCCGACCGGCCGGTGGACGCGGGCGATGTCCGGTTCCGCCACGCCCAGTGCGCGCAGGGCTTCCACGTGCGGGCCCGGATGCCGCGGGTTGCCCAGCACGCCCACCCAGCGCGTCGGGGTCGCCAGTGCGGCCTGCAGGACCGTCCCGAGTTCCGGGCGGTGGTGGTCGGTCACGACGACATCCGCGTCCGGGCCCGGAGAGGGCGCGGTGGTGCGGACTTCGACGCCCTCGGGAGCGTCGCTGGCCCGTGCCTCGTCCGGTTCGAACAGCACGGCGTGATAGCCCAGGTCGGTCGCGTAGCGCAGCAGGTGCTTGGCGACCGGCGAGGCGAACACGGCCACCAGGGTCCGTTCGGCGGGCGGCTCTTCGGCCTCGCCGTGGGCGACGGCGCAGGCATCGGGTTCGGTCGTCATGCGCCTCAGTCTGCCTCAGAGGTCCGGCTCGGCGAATTCGAAGTACTCCGGCAGCGGCGCGGTCCCGGCGAGCTTGAAGTACCGCACCTTCCGGCGCCGCCGCAGCGCCAGCGTGTCCCGCACCGCGTCGTTGTGCACGCGGCGCGCGATAACGACCCGGTGTTCGGCGTCCGTCAGCTCCTCGGCGAGCACTTCCGGCAGCCGGGAGCGGTCGATCGAGGCCAGGGCGAGCGTCAGTTCGTTCTCCGCGACCTCGCGGTCCGGCCGTGCGGCAGCCTCGGCCCGCGCGGCTGCGGCATGCAGGGCAGCACCGTCGTGCAGCACGGCGGCGACGGCCCGGGCGACCACGGCTCGCCGGGCGAGAGCGGCCTCCAGCGCGGCCCAGCCCGCGTCGGTCCGGACGTGCAGGCGGTCGAGCCGA
The nucleotide sequence above comes from Amycolatopsis sp. AA4. Encoded proteins:
- a CDS encoding XdhC family protein, coding for MTTEPDACAVAHGEAEEPPAERTLVAVFASPVAKHLLRYATDLGYHAVLFEPDEARASDAPEGVEVRTTAPSPGPDADVVVTDHHRPELGTVLQAALATPTRWVGVLGNPRHPGPHVEALRALGVAEPDIARVHRPVGLNIGSRTPAEIAIATLAGLVADRNGRPGGFEF